Proteins encoded by one window of Thermobaculum terrenum ATCC BAA-798:
- a CDS encoding Fur family transcriptional regulator: MRNRELFLRRLLVDAGYKNTSSRMKIVSLIGKRATFTTSEILEEVSRVYPEIGRATVFRTLDTLLSLGALDKVKLSEGKDGYIVCSPPHHHHIVCTECGKIGEVNSDNLEEALEKAVEKLGFELRYHSIEISGLCESCRTASQTQKR; the protein is encoded by the coding sequence ATGAGAAATAGAGAGTTATTCCTTAGAAGACTACTCGTAGATGCCGGTTATAAGAATACTTCTTCTAGAATGAAGATTGTATCTCTGATAGGTAAGAGAGCGACTTTTACTACTTCCGAGATTCTAGAGGAGGTAAGCCGCGTATATCCCGAAATAGGGAGAGCAACGGTATTTAGAACTCTCGATACACTTTTGTCGCTAGGGGCGTTGGACAAAGTCAAGCTATCTGAAGGCAAAGATGGCTATATAGTATGCAGTCCTCCCCACCACCACCATATCGTATGTACCGAATGTGGGAAGATAGGCGAGGTAAATAGCGATAATCTTGAAGAAGCTCTAGAGAAGGCTGTTGAAAAACTTGGTTTTGAGCTCAGATATCACTCAATAGAGATCTCCGGGTTGTGCGAATCCTGCCGCACAGCTTCTCAAACCCAGAAAAGATGA
- a CDS encoding metal ABC transporter substrate-binding protein, with protein sequence MRKFIALLLPIIFALMVSCGSQGNSPVEHTGVKVVTSVYPLYELVHQVGGNRVEVTNLVPAGSEPHDMELTPGDINTLMSAKLIVYIGGGFQPALEEALQNIDSEVVKLDVTKGLQTIPASQSEGTEHDHSEEHASEELAFDPHVWLDPVLMKQITYEIRDTLSQIDQRNKAYYEENASNYAKQLDQLNSEFERGLSNCRTRYFITSHAAFGYLARRYNLIQVPITGLSPESEPSPKRMQEVVELARKHQAKVIYFETLVDPRVAETIANEVGAKTMVLNPIESLTPEQEKAGKDYIELMKENLQVLREGLECK encoded by the coding sequence ATGAGAAAGTTTATAGCTCTACTATTACCGATAATCTTTGCTCTAATGGTATCCTGTGGTTCTCAGGGTAATAGCCCTGTTGAACACACAGGGGTCAAAGTAGTCACGTCTGTTTATCCTCTATATGAGTTAGTTCATCAGGTAGGAGGGAACAGAGTAGAAGTTACGAATTTGGTCCCTGCTGGATCCGAACCCCATGACATGGAACTAACACCAGGAGATATAAATACCCTAATGTCCGCTAAGCTCATTGTGTATATAGGCGGGGGTTTTCAACCGGCTCTTGAGGAAGCGTTACAGAATATTGATTCTGAAGTTGTAAAGCTGGATGTAACCAAAGGACTGCAAACCATACCTGCTTCTCAATCTGAAGGCACAGAACATGACCATAGCGAAGAGCATGCTTCAGAAGAGCTGGCATTCGACCCCCATGTTTGGCTTGATCCAGTTCTGATGAAGCAGATAACTTATGAAATAAGGGACACACTAAGCCAAATAGATCAAAGAAATAAAGCTTACTATGAGGAAAACGCTTCTAATTATGCTAAGCAGCTTGACCAGCTAAATTCTGAGTTTGAGAGAGGGCTTAGTAATTGCAGGACAAGGTATTTTATTACGAGTCACGCTGCTTTTGGATATTTGGCTAGAAGATACAATCTAATCCAAGTGCCTATAACAGGTTTATCTCCAGAGTCGGAACCTTCTCCAAAGAGGATGCAAGAAGTAGTAGAACTGGCAAGAAAGCATCAAGCTAAAGTGATATATTTCGAGACGCTGGTAGACCCAAGAGTGGCAGAGACTATTGCAAATGAGGTAGGGGCAAAAACTATGGTTCTCAATCCCATAGAGAGCCTTACCCCTGAGCAGGAGAAAGCAGGTAAAGACTATATTGAGCTAATGAAGGAAAACCTACAGGTCCTGAGGGAAGGTTTAGAATGCAAGTAA
- a CDS encoding metal ABC transporter ATP-binding protein, whose product MQVNLPNTEIILRLEHVTFSYTSSPVVEDVSFSVSKGDFLAILGPNGSGKSTLLKLIAGLIKPDSGQIEIFGQDIERFNQWPRIGYMPQVSSVRPGFPATVEEVVLSGRVGRKGFFRRLDKADKSKVQSILEELRIDHLSRHVVGELSGGQYQRVMLARALACDPDLLLLDEPTASVDPETRRSIMELLNRMRSERGLSIINISHDLDTIRGYISRVIIFNKRIIFEGTPEEMDVHLATQQQILEAIAASDHHHG is encoded by the coding sequence ATGCAAGTAAACTTACCAAACACAGAGATAATCCTAAGGTTAGAGCATGTTACCTTCAGCTACACGTCCTCACCTGTAGTAGAGGACGTCAGCTTCTCTGTGAGTAAGGGCGACTTCCTAGCCATTCTAGGGCCTAATGGTTCTGGTAAATCAACACTTCTAAAGCTTATAGCTGGTTTGATCAAGCCTGATAGTGGGCAGATTGAGATCTTTGGGCAAGACATAGAGAGATTCAATCAGTGGCCAAGAATAGGTTATATGCCTCAGGTGTCTTCTGTAAGGCCTGGTTTTCCTGCAACGGTTGAAGAGGTAGTCCTATCTGGAAGAGTGGGCAGGAAGGGGTTCTTCAGGCGATTAGACAAAGCCGATAAGAGCAAGGTGCAGTCAATATTAGAAGAATTGAGAATAGATCACCTAAGCAGGCATGTCGTTGGTGAACTATCCGGGGGGCAATACCAAAGAGTGATGCTGGCACGTGCATTAGCCTGTGATCCTGATCTCCTCCTGCTTGATGAACCTACCGCTAGCGTAGACCCAGAGACCCGACGTAGCATCATGGAACTACTAAACCGGATGAGATCCGAGCGAGGACTATCAATCATCAACATCTCACATGACCTAGATACGATAAGAGGATATATAAGTAGGGTTATCATATTCAACAAAAGAATTATCTTTGAAGGTACTCCGGAAGAAATGGATGTACATTTAGCAACCCAACAGCAGATTC